In the Neomonachus schauinslandi chromosome 13, ASM220157v2, whole genome shotgun sequence genome, one interval contains:
- the POLR1E gene encoding DNA-directed RNA polymerase I subunit RPA49 isoform X2, whose amino-acid sequence MAAEVLPSARHFVGILNKTSGQMEVYDAELFNMQPLFSDESVESESIQESETKTFREKMDSCIDAFGTTKQKRALNSRRMNRVGSESLNCAVAKAAENIIDAKGVTALVNDAIHDDLQDDSLYLPPCHADAAKPEDVYKFEDLLSTAEYEALQSPSEAFRNVSSEEILKMIEENSHCSFVIEALKSLPSDEESRDRQARCIWFLDTLIKFRAQKVIKRKSALGPGVPHIINTKLLKHFTCLTYNNGSLRNLISDSMKAKITAYVIILALHISDFQIDLTVLQRDLKLSERRMIEMAKALRLQISKRRVSLAAGGEEGHKLGTLSIPLPPAQTSGHQSKRRRIT is encoded by the exons ATGGCGGCGGAGGTGTTGCCGAGTGCGAG GCATTTTGTGGGAATTCTGAACAAGACCTCTGGCCAGATGGAGGTGTATGATGCTGAGTTGTTCAACATGCAGCCCCTGTTTTCAG ATGAATCAGTTGAGAGTGAATCGATACAGGAGAGTGAGACCAAAACTTTTAGAGAAAAG ATGGATTCTTGCATCGACGCCTTTGGAACCACCAAACAGAAGCGGGCTTTGAACTCCAGAAGAATGAACAGAGTTGGCAGTGAATCTCTGAATTGTGCAGTAGCTAAAGCTGCAGAGAATATTATTGATGCAAAGGGTGTGACTG CTCTGGTCAATGACGCCATCCATGATGACCTGCAAGATGACTCCCTCTACCTTCCTCCCTGCCACGCTGATGCAGCCAAGCCTGAAGACGTGTATAAATTTGAAGACC TTCTCTCCACTGCGGAGTATGAAGCTCTTCAGAGCCCATCCGAAGCTTTCAGGAATGTCTCATCAGAGGAAATACTGAAGATGATTGAAGAGAACAG CCACTGCTCCTTTGTCATAGAAGCGTTGAAGTCTTTGCCATCAGATGAGGAGAGCCGAGATCGCCAGGCCCGATGCATATGGTTTCTGGACACACTCATCAAATTTCGAGCACAGAAAGTGATTAAGCGGAAAA GTGCCCTGGGGCCTGGAGTCCCCCACATCATCAACACCAAACTGCTGAAGCATTTCACCTGCTTGACCTACAACAACGGCAG CCTCCGGAACTTAATTTCGGATTCTATGAAGGCGAAGATCACTGCATATGTAATCATACTTGCGTTGCACATAAGCGACTTCCAGATTGACCTGACTGTGTTACAGAGAGACTTGAAGCTCAGTGAGAGAAG GATGATTGAGATGGCGAAAGCCCTGCGGCTGCAGATCTCTAAAAGAAGGGTGTCTCTAGCAGCTGGCGGGGAGGAGGGTCACAAACTGGGCACTCTGTCCATCCCGCTGCCTCCAGCCCAGACCTCGGGACACCAGTCGAAGCGGAGGAGAATCACCTAG
- the POLR1E gene encoding DNA-directed RNA polymerase I subunit RPA49 isoform X1: MAAEVLPSARWLYCGEPDESQRAVLVQFSNGKLQNPGNMRFTLYKSNDSTNPRKKSQRILAAETDRLSYVGNNFGTGALKCNTLCRHFVGILNKTSGQMEVYDAELFNMQPLFSDESVESESIQESETKTFREKMDSCIDAFGTTKQKRALNSRRMNRVGSESLNCAVAKAAENIIDAKGVTALVNDAIHDDLQDDSLYLPPCHADAAKPEDVYKFEDLLSTAEYEALQSPSEAFRNVSSEEILKMIEENSHCSFVIEALKSLPSDEESRDRQARCIWFLDTLIKFRAQKVIKRKSALGPGVPHIINTKLLKHFTCLTYNNGSLRNLISDSMKAKITAYVIILALHISDFQIDLTVLQRDLKLSERRMIEMAKALRLQISKRRVSLAAGGEEGHKLGTLSIPLPPAQTSGHQSKRRRIT, translated from the exons ATGGCGGCGGAGGTGTTGCCGAGTGCGAGGTGGCTGTACTGTGGGGAGCCCGACGAGAGCCAGAGAGCAGTACTGG TCCAGTTCTCCAATGGGAAGCTGCAGAATCCAGGCAACATGCGTTTTACTTTGTACAAGAGCAATGACTCCACAAACCCCAGGAAGAAGAGTCAGCGGATCCTA GCAGCTGAAACAGACAGACTTTCCTATGTGGGAAACAATTTTGGGACCGGAGCTCTCAAATGCAACACTCTGTGCAG GCATTTTGTGGGAATTCTGAACAAGACCTCTGGCCAGATGGAGGTGTATGATGCTGAGTTGTTCAACATGCAGCCCCTGTTTTCAG ATGAATCAGTTGAGAGTGAATCGATACAGGAGAGTGAGACCAAAACTTTTAGAGAAAAG ATGGATTCTTGCATCGACGCCTTTGGAACCACCAAACAGAAGCGGGCTTTGAACTCCAGAAGAATGAACAGAGTTGGCAGTGAATCTCTGAATTGTGCAGTAGCTAAAGCTGCAGAGAATATTATTGATGCAAAGGGTGTGACTG CTCTGGTCAATGACGCCATCCATGATGACCTGCAAGATGACTCCCTCTACCTTCCTCCCTGCCACGCTGATGCAGCCAAGCCTGAAGACGTGTATAAATTTGAAGACC TTCTCTCCACTGCGGAGTATGAAGCTCTTCAGAGCCCATCCGAAGCTTTCAGGAATGTCTCATCAGAGGAAATACTGAAGATGATTGAAGAGAACAG CCACTGCTCCTTTGTCATAGAAGCGTTGAAGTCTTTGCCATCAGATGAGGAGAGCCGAGATCGCCAGGCCCGATGCATATGGTTTCTGGACACACTCATCAAATTTCGAGCACAGAAAGTGATTAAGCGGAAAA GTGCCCTGGGGCCTGGAGTCCCCCACATCATCAACACCAAACTGCTGAAGCATTTCACCTGCTTGACCTACAACAACGGCAG CCTCCGGAACTTAATTTCGGATTCTATGAAGGCGAAGATCACTGCATATGTAATCATACTTGCGTTGCACATAAGCGACTTCCAGATTGACCTGACTGTGTTACAGAGAGACTTGAAGCTCAGTGAGAGAAG GATGATTGAGATGGCGAAAGCCCTGCGGCTGCAGATCTCTAAAAGAAGGGTGTCTCTAGCAGCTGGCGGGGAGGAGGGTCACAAACTGGGCACTCTGTCCATCCCGCTGCCTCCAGCCCAGACCTCGGGACACCAGTCGAAGCGGAGGAGAATCACCTAG